In Nostoc sp. CENA543, a single genomic region encodes these proteins:
- a CDS encoding non-ribosomal peptide synthetase gives MSDLLKRLESLSPEKRELVLQKLKKQQRSPILTSVSREQNLPLSFAQQRLWFIDQLEGENCVYNVPFFWRIEGLLNINALEKAILEIVQRHEVLRTSFSMVDESPIQVIHAHPQVKIQVIDWREVPEAEQLSKAQHLAITELQQPFDLSNPPLLRVKLLKLGEKSHLLLLVIHHIVCDGWSMDIFRQELFTLYKAFCAGESSPLPALSLQYADFAHWQRQYLQGEVLQNQLNYWQKQLADVPPLLELPTDQPRPSVQSFRGSSEFLAINQELTQKLKRLSQESGTTLFMTLLAVFALLLSRYSRQKDIVVGSAIANRNRREIEPLIGFFVNTLALRTNLEGNPSFIELLQRVKQVTLDAYDHQDLPFEKLVDELGLERSLSHHPLFQVAFGLQSGTPEKLEIPGLTLTRFEWENTTTLFDLSLIFRETPQGLTGEWEYATDLFAAETIQGMVRHFEVLLTQIIDNPHQSINHLSLLTEDEIQQLQIWNQTQTEYPQDKTLVDLFEEQVAKNPDNLAVVFESESLTYQQLNQKAEQLADYLIENYQIQPDTLIGISVERSLEMIIGVLGILKAGGAYVPIDPNYPQERIRFMLEDSGISVLLTQSFLVDKLHLDSLENPVEVVYLDDVSCEDAKTQSKKHRELSKNHVRPDNLAYVIYTSGSTGKPKGVMIEHQAIVNLALGWVETFKFHPHSRLLQFGSFSFDLSIGEIATALSAGACLYLAHQETLLPSQTLVDFLNEHKITHLFSPPSALATLPKANLSNLQSIGVGGEACPAELVSEWGTGRRFYNCYGPTECTVIAAISPCKPNGKKPSIGKPSPNLRIYILDADNQLLPPGIPGELSVAGVGLARGYLNRPETTAERFIEISLFGRTERIYKTGDLARWNTDGNLEYLGRIDEQVKLRGFRIELGEIEAILLQHPSVQEAVVILYKTDSNPRLIAYITAADKSVSLASQLRDYLKDRLPNYMIPSQIMVLEKLPLTANGKIDRRALPEPNTGNTADLEIPVTPTEELLASLWQSLLKVQSISRGDNFFELGGNSLLATQLVTRIRDSFKVELPVRKVFEQSILSELAREIDKASASVILPAIAPQPKNEPKTLSFAQSRLWFLAQLEGKGTSATYNMPFALQLEGQLNVEALRQSLTYLLERHTSLRTYFPALEGEPQIVVKDIADIEFLEIADLQALDPNTQAAAVRRLADYHAQEPFDLNTGPLFKAKLLQLSDQKNVLLINMHHIISDGWSMGVFKREWEKAYNAYAGGSEPNLLPLPIQYSDFAAWQRSWLQGETLATQENYWQKQLSDAPRLLDLPTDYPRPAQQSYQGKGYKQRLSSELTYKLKALSQQQGVSLFMTLLTAFNILLSRYSRVEDICVGTAIANRTHRDTERLIGFFVNTLVLRSKIKPEQGFIDLLQQTRQTCLEAYAHQDIPFEYLVEKLQPERSLSYNPLFQVMIVLQNLEGAGKHVNLTGLEIQEFKQSYPFAKFDLTLDLWDKDGQLDCMWGYATDLFRADTIERMAGHFEVLLTAITQNPQQAISTLPLITTREIQQLQLWNQTEADYPQNHTLATLFAAQVAKTPDKIAVVFANHSLSYQELNQKANQLAHHLRQLTSQSEQPLMAICLDRSLEMLIGLFAILKAGGAYVPIDPTYPQERIHLMLEDSKALVLLTTKSLKQQLSLEKLKNTTQVVFLDEKTWCGQPTDDPPITSDDHDLAYVIYTSGSTGRPKGVAIAHSSAVAFVKWAHSVFSGEQLAGVLASTSICFDLSIFEIFVPLTQGGSVILVENALYIEQANTGSIPITLINTVPSAAAEMLHMNTIPSSVQVINLAGEPLKNSLVQALYQTTAVKEIYNLYGPTEDTTYSTFTKVAKNAQDEPSIGKAIANTRIYILDQYNQPLPPGIPGELCIAGAGLAQSYWHRPETTAEKFLQVELFGKSERIYKTGDLARWLPDGNLQYLGRIDHQVKLRGFRIELSEIEASLVKHPQIQEAVVIVREDSDTCVTPNDKRDRQLVAYVVPTATDNTSQSEQVELWEQVFNNSYSQSSTPTPDPTLNIVGWNDSYTGQPIPQSAMQEWRDTTVEQILELAPQKVWEIGCGSGMLLFKVAPHCQHYLGTDLSAEALQYIAQHLEQQSLQDKVTLKHSSAHQFDGIAANAFDLVIMNSVIQYFPSWDYLLSVIAGAINATKNQGKIFIGDVRNLHLLEAFHTAAEFYRAPDDLSIQELRQQIKKSIRTEEELLIDPDFFIALQQRFPRISHVHIQLKRGYSHTEMSRFRYDVVLHLDQVDAPLTEPEWLDWHEQQLHIETIARILTTEQPDLLGIKKIPNARLTSEMALLEQIAQLNGTVADLKTAIAQTKSGIEPEAFRTLARDLPYTVFIQYSSTGYADYHVVFQRHISGEAKTTLRGSSVAHGGDLQDRADSGRFATKDAWQWKPWSDYANQPCQDHSSQVDPALLAQWRDFISNTLPDYMIPSHFVVLDKLPLTPNGKIDRQALPAPDTKVAATDIELPLTETEKSLAQIWAKLLKYEVIARQDHFFNLGGHSLLATQLSYRIRDTFNIELPLRQVFETPNLIDLANYIDSCLWLNSATADIEALNSDEEEIEL, from the coding sequence ATGAGCGATTTGCTAAAGCGTCTTGAAAGCCTATCACCAGAAAAACGAGAATTAGTTCTACAAAAACTCAAAAAGCAGCAGCGATCGCCCATACTCACATCGGTATCAAGGGAACAAAATCTTCCTTTGTCTTTTGCTCAACAAAGATTATGGTTTATTGACCAATTGGAGGGCGAAAATTGTGTCTATAATGTTCCGTTTTTCTGGCGAATTGAAGGTTTACTAAATATCAATGCTTTAGAAAAAGCCATTTTAGAAATTGTCCAGCGTCATGAGGTTTTACGCACTAGTTTTTCTATGGTTGATGAGTCACCTATACAGGTAATTCATGCTCATCCCCAAGTGAAAATACAGGTTATAGACTGGCGAGAAGTCCCAGAAGCAGAACAGTTAAGCAAGGCGCAACATTTAGCAATAACAGAATTACAACAGCCTTTTGATTTATCAAATCCGCCTTTACTGCGAGTCAAGCTGTTAAAACTAGGTGAAAAATCTCATCTGTTGCTATTGGTCATTCATCACATAGTTTGTGATGGTTGGTCAATGGATATTTTCCGTCAAGAATTGTTCACTCTCTACAAAGCTTTTTGTGCTGGGGAATCGTCTCCTTTACCAGCGTTGTCTCTACAATACGCCGATTTCGCCCACTGGCAAAGACAATACTTACAGGGAGAGGTACTGCAAAATCAACTCAATTACTGGCAAAAACAATTAGCCGATGTCCCACCACTGTTAGAATTACCGACAGATCAACCGCGTCCCTCAGTCCAGAGTTTTCGGGGAAGCAGTGAGTTTTTAGCAATCAATCAAGAACTAACACAAAAATTAAAGCGGTTAAGTCAGGAGTCAGGAACTACTTTGTTTATGACTTTACTGGCGGTATTTGCGCTATTACTGTCGCGCTACAGTAGACAAAAGGATATTGTCGTTGGTTCTGCGATCGCTAATCGTAATCGTAGAGAAATAGAACCATTAATTGGCTTTTTTGTCAATACATTGGCTTTGCGTACCAACCTAGAAGGAAATCCCAGTTTTATAGAATTGCTGCAAAGGGTGAAGCAAGTAACCCTCGATGCTTACGACCATCAAGACTTACCCTTTGAGAAACTAGTAGATGAGTTAGGATTAGAGCGATCGCTTTCTCATCATCCTCTATTTCAAGTCGCTTTTGGCTTACAAAGTGGAACTCCAGAGAAACTAGAAATTCCTGGTTTAACTCTCACCCGCTTTGAGTGGGAAAACACCACCACCCTATTTGATTTATCATTAATTTTCCGGGAAACTCCCCAAGGTTTAACAGGTGAATGGGAGTACGCAACAGATTTATTTGCAGCTGAAACTATCCAAGGGATGGTGAGACATTTTGAAGTCCTGCTGACGCAAATTATTGATAATCCTCATCAATCTATCAATCATCTATCCTTGCTGACTGAAGATGAAATTCAGCAACTACAAATTTGGAATCAAACTCAAACAGAATATCCTCAAGATAAAACTTTAGTTGATTTATTTGAAGAACAAGTTGCCAAAAATCCTGATAATTTGGCTGTGGTGTTTGAGTCTGAAAGTCTAACTTATCAACAATTAAATCAAAAAGCCGAGCAATTAGCTGATTATTTAATTGAAAATTACCAAATTCAACCAGATACATTAATAGGTATTTCTGTTGAACGATCATTAGAAATGATCATTGGTGTCCTTGGTATTCTCAAAGCTGGTGGTGCTTATGTACCAATTGACCCCAATTATCCCCAAGAACGGATTCGCTTCATGTTAGAAGATTCGGGAATATCGGTTTTATTAACTCAAAGTTTTTTAGTAGATAAATTACATTTAGATAGTTTAGAAAATCCTGTTGAAGTTGTTTATTTAGATGATGTTTCGTGCGAAGACGCAAAGACGCAAAGTAAAAAGCACAGAGAACTAAGTAAAAATCACGTTCGTCCTGATAATTTAGCTTATGTTATCTACACTTCTGGTTCTACTGGAAAACCAAAAGGTGTGATGATTGAGCATCAAGCCATTGTGAATTTAGCCTTGGGTTGGGTGGAAACATTTAAATTTCATCCCCACAGTCGTTTGCTGCAATTCGGTTCTTTTAGTTTTGATTTGTCTATTGGTGAAATTGCTACTGCTTTATCCGCAGGTGCTTGTTTATATCTAGCTCATCAAGAAACTTTATTACCTAGTCAAACCTTAGTTGATTTTTTAAATGAACACAAAATTACTCATCTTTTTTCACCACCATCGGCTTTAGCAACATTACCAAAAGCCAATCTCAGCAATTTACAATCCATCGGTGTTGGTGGTGAGGCTTGTCCGGCGGAATTAGTGAGTGAGTGGGGAACAGGACGACGTTTTTATAACTGCTATGGGCCGACGGAATGCACAGTTATTGCAGCAATATCTCCTTGTAAACCTAATGGCAAAAAACCATCAATTGGTAAACCTTCGCCCAATCTCCGGATTTATATTTTAGATGCAGACAATCAACTTTTACCCCCTGGAATCCCAGGGGAATTATCTGTGGCGGGAGTGGGTTTAGCAAGAGGTTATCTCAACCGTCCCGAAACTACAGCCGAGAGATTTATTGAAATTAGTTTATTTGGTAGAACTGAACGTATCTATAAAACAGGCGATTTAGCCAGATGGAACACTGACGGGAATTTAGAATATTTGGGACGGATTGATGAGCAAGTAAAATTGCGAGGCTTTAGAATTGAACTAGGAGAAATTGAAGCAATATTGTTACAACATCCATCAGTTCAAGAAGCGGTAGTAATTTTATATAAAACTGACAGCAACCCTAGATTAATTGCTTATATTACAGCAGCCGACAAATCAGTAAGTTTAGCAAGTCAACTTAGAGATTACCTGAAAGATCGCTTGCCTAATTATATGATTCCTAGCCAGATTATGGTTTTGGAAAAATTACCACTTACTGCTAATGGTAAGATAGACCGTCGAGCCTTACCAGAACCAAATACAGGTAATACTGCTGATTTGGAAATACCTGTAACTCCCACTGAAGAATTACTCGCTAGTTTATGGCAAAGTTTGTTAAAGGTTCAGTCTATTAGTCGTGGTGATAACTTCTTTGAACTGGGCGGAAATTCTTTATTAGCAACGCAATTAGTTACCCGAATTCGTGATAGTTTCAAAGTAGAACTACCTGTACGTAAGGTATTTGAGCAGAGTATTTTATCGGAATTAGCACGGGAAATTGATAAAGCATCTGCGAGTGTGATTCTACCTGCGATCGCACCCCAACCAAAAAATGAGCCGAAAACCCTATCTTTTGCCCAATCAAGACTTTGGTTTTTAGCCCAGTTGGAAGGTAAAGGAACATCGGCTACCTACAATATGCCGTTTGCACTCCAACTTGAAGGCCAACTCAATGTAGAGGCTCTGCGGCAAAGTTTAACCTATTTGCTAGAACGACATACCAGTTTACGCACTTATTTCCCAGCCTTAGAGGGAGAACCGCAAATAGTAGTTAAAGATATAGCAGATATAGAATTTCTGGAAATTGCTGATTTACAAGCACTCGATCCCAACACGCAAGCAGCAGCTGTACGCAGATTAGCTGATTACCATGCTCAAGAACCCTTTGACTTAAATACTGGCCCCCTGTTCAAAGCCAAACTACTACAATTAAGTGACCAGAAAAATGTCCTGCTAATTAATATGCACCACATTATCAGTGATGGCTGGTCAATGGGTGTGTTTAAACGGGAATGGGAAAAGGCATACAATGCTTATGCTGGGGGTTCTGAACCAAACTTGTTACCATTGCCAATTCAATACAGTGATTTTGCCGCCTGGCAACGTAGCTGGTTACAAGGAGAAACTTTAGCTACTCAGGAAAATTACTGGCAAAAACAACTGAGTGACGCACCGCGCTTACTAGATTTACCTACCGATTATCCCAGACCCGCCCAACAAAGTTATCAAGGTAAGGGATATAAACAGCGTTTAAGCAGTGAACTGACGTATAAACTCAAAGCTTTAAGTCAACAACAAGGGGTCAGTTTGTTTATGACCCTATTGACAGCCTTTAATATTTTATTATCGCGTTACAGTCGTGTAGAAGATATATGTGTTGGTACAGCGATCGCCAACCGTACCCATCGCGACACAGAAAGGTTAATCGGCTTTTTTGTCAATACTTTGGTATTGCGGAGCAAAATCAAGCCAGAGCAAGGATTTATTGACCTACTCCAACAAACCCGCCAAACTTGCTTAGAAGCTTATGCTCATCAAGACATTCCTTTTGAGTATTTGGTTGAAAAACTGCAACCAGAACGCAGCCTGAGCTATAATCCCTTATTCCAAGTGATGATAGTGTTGCAAAACCTGGAAGGTGCAGGGAAACACGTTAATTTAACCGGGCTGGAGATTCAAGAGTTTAAACAAAGCTATCCCTTTGCTAAGTTTGATTTGACACTAGACCTGTGGGACAAAGACGGTCAATTAGACTGTATGTGGGGATATGCCACCGATTTATTTAGGGCGGATACAATTGAGCGCATGGCAGGACATTTTGAAGTTCTGCTCACAGCAATCACCCAAAATCCTCAACAGGCTATCAGTACACTGCCCTTAATCACCACCAGAGAAATCCAGCAACTGCAACTCTGGAATCAAACAGAGGCAGATTATCCTCAAAATCATACCCTGGCGACTCTGTTTGCAGCACAAGTAGCAAAAACCCCCGATAAAATTGCAGTCGTCTTTGCTAATCACAGCCTGAGTTATCAAGAACTCAATCAAAAAGCTAATCAACTGGCGCATCATCTACGACAACTGACAAGTCAGTCTGAGCAACCATTGATGGCGATTTGTCTGGATCGTTCTTTGGAAATGCTTATTGGGTTATTTGCTATCCTCAAAGCTGGCGGGGCTTATGTACCAATTGATCCAACCTATCCCCAAGAACGCATACATTTAATGCTGGAAGATAGTAAGGCTCTGGTATTACTCACAACCAAATCCCTGAAACAGCAACTGTCTTTAGAGAAGCTCAAAAATACGACTCAAGTAGTATTTCTGGATGAAAAAACGTGGTGTGGGCAACCAACCGATGATCCCCCAATAACTAGTGATGATCATGATTTAGCCTATGTAATTTATACTTCAGGTTCTACAGGTAGACCCAAAGGAGTAGCGATCGCACATTCTAGTGCCGTCGCCTTTGTCAAATGGGCGCATTCAGTCTTTAGTGGAGAACAACTGGCAGGTGTTCTAGCATCCACATCTATTTGTTTCGACCTCTCGATTTTTGAAATTTTTGTTCCCTTGACTCAAGGTGGTAGCGTGATTTTAGTAGAAAATGCACTCTACATTGAGCAAGCAAATACCGGTTCTATACCAATAACTTTGATTAATACTGTACCGAGTGCTGCGGCGGAAATGCTGCATATGAATACGATTCCGTCCAGTGTGCAGGTAATTAATTTAGCTGGCGAACCATTAAAAAATAGTTTGGTACAGGCTTTATATCAAACCACAGCTGTCAAAGAAATTTATAACCTCTACGGCCCTACAGAAGATACAACTTACTCGACATTTACAAAAGTTGCCAAAAATGCCCAGGATGAGCCAAGTATAGGTAAGGCGATCGCCAACACTCGCATCTATATTTTAGATCAGTACAATCAACCCCTGCCCCCAGGAATACCAGGGGAACTCTGCATTGCTGGCGCAGGTTTAGCGCAGAGTTATTGGCATCGTCCTGAAACTACCGCCGAAAAATTTCTGCAAGTAGAATTATTTGGTAAAAGCGAGCGAATTTATAAAACTGGCGATTTAGCGCGTTGGCTACCTGATGGTAATCTGCAATATCTGGGACGAATCGATCACCAAGTCAAACTGCGTGGTTTTCGCATTGAATTAAGCGAAATAGAAGCTTCATTAGTTAAACATCCCCAAATTCAGGAAGCAGTTGTCATCGTGCGGGAAGATAGCGATACCTGCGTCACGCCTAACGACAAGCGCGATCGACAGCTAGTAGCTTATGTTGTTCCCACAGCTACAGACAATACTAGCCAAAGTGAACAAGTAGAATTGTGGGAACAAGTGTTTAACAATAGCTACTCTCAGTCATCTACCCCCACCCCTGATCCCACCCTGAATATAGTTGGTTGGAATGATAGCTACACAGGCCAACCCATTCCCCAAAGCGCGATGCAAGAATGGCGAGATACAACCGTTGAGCAAATTCTCGAACTGGCACCCCAAAAAGTCTGGGAAATTGGTTGCGGTTCAGGGATGTTATTGTTTAAAGTCGCGCCGCATTGTCAGCATTATCTTGGCACAGATTTGTCTGCGGAGGCATTGCAGTACATAGCACAACATCTAGAACAGCAGTCACTCCAAGACAAAGTTACCCTAAAACATAGCTCTGCTCACCAGTTCGATGGCATTGCAGCCAATGCTTTTGATTTGGTGATCATGAATTCTGTAATTCAATATTTCCCCTCTTGGGATTACTTGTTGTCAGTCATTGCAGGGGCAATTAACGCTACCAAGAATCAAGGCAAAATATTTATTGGGGATGTGCGAAATCTCCATTTATTAGAGGCTTTCCACACCGCCGCCGAATTTTATCGCGCCCCTGATGACTTATCAATTCAGGAATTGCGCCAACAGATTAAAAAAAGCATTCGCACCGAAGAAGAATTATTAATTGACCCTGATTTCTTTATCGCCCTCCAGCAAAGATTTCCTCGGATTAGTCACGTTCACATTCAATTGAAACGGGGTTACAGCCACACGGAAATGAGCCGTTTTCGTTATGACGTAGTTTTACATTTAGATCAGGTAGATGCTCCCTTAACCGAACCTGAATGGTTAGATTGGCACGAACAACAGTTGCATATAGAAACCATTGCCAGAATTTTAACAACTGAGCAACCAGATTTATTAGGGATTAAAAAGATTCCTAATGCCCGTCTCACTTCAGAAATGGCGTTGTTAGAACAAATTGCCCAATTAAATGGTACTGTCGCCGACTTAAAAACTGCGATCGCCCAAACCAAATCAGGCATAGAACCCGAAGCATTTCGTACTTTAGCGCGAGATTTGCCATATACGGTATTTATTCAATATAGCTCCACAGGATACGCCGATTATCATGTCGTTTTTCAACGGCATATCTCTGGAGAGGCAAAAACTACCCTTCGGGGTTCGTCAGTCGCTCATGGGGGAGACCTCCAAGACCGCGCTGACTCAGGGCGATTTGCTACCAAAGACGCTTGGCAATGGAAACCTTGGTCAGATTACGCCAATCAACCTTGCCAAGATCACAGCAGTCAAGTTGATCCAGCTTTATTGGCACAATGGCGCGATTTTATAAGTAACACTCTGCCTGATTATATGATTCCTAGCCATTTTGTGGTTTTGGATAAACTACCACTCACACCCAATGGCAAAATAGACCGTCAAGCCTTACCTGCACCAGACACAAAAGTTGCAGCCACAGATATTGAATTACCCTTAACGGAGACAGAAAAATCCCTGGCGCAGATATGGGCAAAGCTACTGAAATATGAAGTCATAGCTCGACAAGATCATTTCTTTAATTTGGGAGGACATTCATTACTGGCTACCCAACTGAGCTATCGCATCCGCGACACTTTCAATATAGAACTGCCACTGCGTCAAGTCTTTGAGACTCCCAACCTGATTGACTTGGCAAATTATATAGACAGCTGCCTCTGGCTGAACTCTGCCACAGCAGATATAGAAGCTTTAAATTCAGACGAAGAGGAAATCGAACTATGA
- a CDS encoding nuclear transport factor 2 family protein, with the protein MSQTITLSNVADKKELIVTLFSAVDSSDWNLLKNCFDNNIIYERPGYQPFIGLDKLLRFYQYERIIASGKHHIEYIAIDNNYGACWGNFIGTHKNGSKINERFADVYSFENGKFKTRRSYFFRPAV; encoded by the coding sequence ATGTCACAGACTATTACATTATCGAATGTTGCGGACAAAAAGGAATTGATAGTTACTTTATTCTCTGCTGTTGATTCCTCTGACTGGAATTTACTTAAAAATTGTTTTGACAACAATATTATTTACGAACGTCCTGGTTATCAGCCTTTTATCGGGCTTGATAAACTACTCAGATTTTATCAGTATGAGAGAATTATTGCCTCTGGAAAACATCACATTGAATATATTGCAATTGATAATAATTATGGTGCTTGCTGGGGCAATTTTATTGGTACACATAAAAATGGCTCAAAAATTAATGAGCGTTTTGCGGATGTTTATTCATTTGAAAATGGTAAATTTAAAACTCGACGCAGTTACTTTTTTAGACCAGCAGTGTAA